In Lycium ferocissimum isolate CSIRO_LF1 chromosome 11, AGI_CSIRO_Lferr_CH_V1, whole genome shotgun sequence, a single genomic region encodes these proteins:
- the LOC132037463 gene encoding patellin-1-like, whose protein sequence is MGACASKPNVLNGEVPEVAPEKDVGKEEVKKDEAVIANDDADKSPSLNNEEGKGAAEEKEETSVKASKVESEAKTTELEVEKVVDDGPTNDADEKQINNNNNSNNSISNVVPQVGSGEEVKSETPTEKNVEEVVKPSVESENKTDDEEMPTATEEEVTAEKTVEEVKPEEKPAATEDKKIEEKPAAAEDPKSEASSVEKKKEEKPAATKKGKFWWDK, encoded by the exons atgggAGCGTGTGCAAGCAAGCCTAATGTGTTGAATGGTGAAGTTCCTGAAGTGGCACCAGAAAAGGATGTCGGCAAAGAAGAGGTGAAGAAGGATGAAGCTGTCATTGCCAATGATGATGCCGACAAAAGTCCATCTCTCAAT AATGAAGAGGGGAAGGGTGCGGCAGAAGAGAAAGAGGAGACATCAGTAAAAGCTTCTAAAGTAGAATCCGAGGCCAAGACGACAGAGCTAGAAGTtgagaaggttgttgatgatggTCCGACAAATGATGCTGATGAGAAGCAaataaataacaacaacaacagcaacaacagcATATCCaatgtagtcccacaagtggggtctggagaaGAAGTAAAATCAGAAACTCCTACCGAGAAGAATGTGGAGGAAGTAGTAAAACCATCAGTGGAGAGTGAGAATAAAACAGATGATGAAGAGATGCCAACAGCCACAGAAGAAGAAGTTACTGCCGAGAAGACAGTAGAGGAAGTAAAACCGGAAGAGAAACCAGCTGCCACTGAggataaaaaaattgaagagaagCCAGCAGCCGCAGAGGATCCTAAATCTGAAGCTTCGTCTGtggagaagaaaaaagaagaaaaaccagCTGCTACGAAGAAAGGAAAGTTTTGGTGGGATAAGTGA